A section of the Flavobacterium ardleyense genome encodes:
- the rsmI gene encoding 16S rRNA (cytidine(1402)-2'-O)-methyltransferase → MSKLYIVPTPIGNLEDMTFRAIRILQEADLILAEDTRTSGKLLKHYQIGTHMHSHHMHNEHKTIENIIARLKAGETIALISDAGTPAISDPGFLISRACIENDIPIECLPGATAFVPALVNSGLPNDRFIFEGFLPEKKGRQTRFLALAEESRTMIIYVSPHKLMKTLAEFKTYFGAERQICVSRELSKLHEENFRGTVDEVIAHYEAKPAKGEIVVTVGGKPSKKELSKSEEKESEV, encoded by the coding sequence ATGTCGAAATTATATATTGTTCCTACACCTATTGGCAACCTTGAAGATATGACCTTCCGAGCGATTAGAATTCTTCAAGAGGCAGATTTAATTTTGGCAGAAGATACGCGTACCAGTGGGAAACTGCTCAAGCATTATCAGATTGGAACTCATATGCACAGCCATCACATGCATAATGAGCACAAGACAATCGAAAACATTATTGCCAGACTAAAGGCGGGCGAAACTATCGCCTTGATTTCTGATGCTGGAACTCCCGCGATTTCTGATCCCGGATTTCTGATCAGCCGCGCTTGTATCGAAAATGATATTCCCATCGAATGTCTTCCCGGAGCAACCGCCTTTGTGCCTGCTTTAGTAAATAGCGGTTTGCCAAATGACCGATTTATTTTTGAAGGTTTCTTACCAGAAAAAAAGGGCAGACAAACTAGATTTTTGGCTCTTGCCGAAGAATCTCGCACGATGATTATCTACGTTTCTCCACATAAATTGATGAAAACGCTAGCCGAATTTAAAACTTATTTTGGGGCGGAAAGACAAATTTGTGTTTCTAGAGAATTATCAAAATTACACGAAGAAAACTTTCGAGGTACTGTTGATGAGGTGATTGCACACTATGAAGCAAAACCTGCCAAAGGAGAAATTGTGGTAACTGTCGGGGGGAAACCATCTAAAAAAGAACTATCCAAATCTGAAGAGAAAGAGTCAGAAGTCTAA
- a CDS encoding thymidine kinase, translating into MFLENTVNHKEQFGWIEVISGSMFSGKTEELIRRLRRAQFAKQKVEIFKPSVDTRYDDEKVISHNSTEIRSTPVPAAANIRILAQGCDVVGIDEAQFFDDEIISVCNDLANSGIRVIVAGLDMDFKGNPFGPMPALMATAEYVTKVHAVCTRTGNLANYSFRKAANDNLVMLGETEEYEPLSRAAYYYALKEQEASAERILKKE; encoded by the coding sequence ATGTTTCTCGAAAATACCGTAAATCATAAAGAACAATTTGGCTGGATTGAAGTAATCAGTGGATCTATGTTTTCAGGTAAAACTGAAGAACTGATTCGTCGTTTGCGCCGTGCTCAATTTGCAAAACAGAAAGTAGAAATTTTCAAACCATCAGTGGATACTCGTTATGATGATGAGAAAGTAATTTCTCACAATTCTACCGAAATTCGCTCTACGCCGGTTCCTGCTGCGGCAAATATTAGAATTCTCGCCCAAGGTTGTGACGTTGTGGGAATTGACGAAGCGCAATTTTTTGACGACGAAATCATTTCTGTCTGCAACGATCTTGCAAATTCGGGAATTCGGGTAATTGTTGCGGGTCTTGATATGGACTTTAAGGGGAATCCTTTTGGGCCGATGCCTGCACTGATGGCAACTGCGGAATATGTGACAAAGGTGCACGCGGTATGCACTCGCACGGGTAATCTCGCGAATTACAGTTTCAGAAAAGCAGCAAATGATAATCTGGTGATGCTTGGCGAGACTGAAGAATATGAACCTTTGAGCCGTGCCGCATATTATTATGCGCTTAAAGAGCAGGAGGCTTCCGCCGAAAGAATCCTAAAAAAGGAATGA
- a CDS encoding UDP-2,3-diacylglucosamine diphosphatase → MPSQSFKKIYFASDQHFGAPTTELSRPREKLFVDWLNTIKDDAQAIFLLGDLFDFWFEYKKVVPKGFIRVLGKLAELRDSGIPIYFFVGNHDLWMNDYFQTELDIPVYHDNKEFQFFGKTFLIGHGDGKGPGDMGYKRMKKVFTNPFSKWLFRWLHPDIGVSLAQHLSVKNKLISGSEDVKFLGEENEWLVQYAKRKLETKHYNYFIFGHRHLPMIIKVGDESQYVNLGDWIGYFTYGVFDGKTFELKKFESSI, encoded by the coding sequence ATGCCAAGTCAGTCCTTCAAAAAAATTTATTTCGCCTCAGATCAGCATTTTGGAGCTCCCACAACTGAACTTAGTAGACCGAGAGAAAAATTATTTGTAGACTGGCTGAACACAATTAAAGATGACGCCCAAGCTATTTTTCTTCTAGGTGATCTCTTTGATTTTTGGTTTGAATATAAAAAAGTAGTTCCAAAAGGTTTTATAAGGGTACTTGGAAAATTAGCCGAACTTAGAGACAGTGGAATTCCAATCTATTTTTTTGTAGGCAATCACGATTTATGGATGAACGATTATTTTCAAACTGAATTAGACATTCCTGTCTATCACGACAATAAAGAATTTCAATTCTTCGGAAAAACTTTTCTTATCGGACATGGTGACGGCAAAGGACCTGGGGATATGGGATACAAAAGAATGAAGAAAGTTTTTACCAATCCTTTTTCAAAATGGCTTTTTCGATGGCTTCATCCCGATATTGGTGTTTCTTTGGCGCAGCATTTATCTGTGAAAAATAAGCTAATTTCTGGAAGTGAAGATGTGAAGTTTTTAGGAGAAGAAAATGAATGGCTGGTGCAATATGCCAAGCGTAAATTGGAAACTAAACATTACAATTATTTTATTTTTGGACACCGCCATTTGCCAATGATTATTAAAGTTGGAGATGAATCGCAGTATGTAAATCTTGGAGATTGGATTGGGTATTTTACCTACGGAGTTTTTGACGGCAAGACCTTTGAATTGAAAAAATTTGAATCATCTATCTAA
- the recJ gene encoding single-stranded-DNA-specific exonuclease RecJ produces the protein MRWKKSSESNNQIVQNLAKDLGVETIVAKLLVQRGITTLEQARTFFRPSLSDLHDPYLMKDMHQAVIRIQKAIAKNENIMVFGDYDVDGTTSVALLASYLKSYYPNVATYIPDRYDEGYGISYKGIDFADDNNISLIIALDCGIKSCDHIDYATSKNIDFIICDHHRPGPILPKAIAVLDPKREDCDYPYDELCGCGVGFKLVQALARNKGQTIEDLIPYLDLVATAIAADIVPMTGENRVLAKFGLEVINSNPRPGVKALMGSIKKNILTITDVVFVIAPRINAAGRIKHGIHAVELLSEYDFDQAQIFAAEIEKYNSERKTLDKEITIEALDQIKNNKEENRFSTVVYQENWHKGVIGIVASRLTEKYYRPTIVFTKSGDKLAASARSVKHFDVYNALEACSEHLEQFGGHMYAAGMTMQEHKFDDFKNAFEAEVKNTIHPDLLIQEIAIDCEIDLRDITPKFLRILKQFEPFGPDNMNPIFCASNLFDTGYAKTIGADSEHLRAFVRQNGSEGIGVIGFNLGSKLSAIQNRKHFEAAFCIDENEFKGEVTVQLRLSDIR, from the coding sequence ATGCGCTGGAAAAAATCGTCCGAATCAAATAATCAAATTGTTCAGAATCTTGCAAAGGATCTCGGAGTAGAAACCATTGTTGCTAAGCTGTTGGTACAACGCGGAATCACTACTTTGGAGCAAGCGCGTACTTTTTTCAGACCTAGCCTTTCAGATCTTCATGATCCGTACTTGATGAAAGATATGCATCAAGCAGTTATTCGAATTCAAAAAGCAATTGCAAAAAACGAAAATATAATGGTTTTTGGTGATTATGATGTTGATGGAACAACCTCGGTTGCACTGCTTGCATCTTATCTCAAAAGTTATTACCCAAATGTTGCTACTTATATTCCTGATAGATATGACGAAGGTTACGGCATTTCTTATAAAGGAATTGATTTTGCTGATGATAATAATATCAGTCTGATCATTGCGCTGGATTGCGGTATCAAATCCTGCGATCACATCGATTACGCTACCAGCAAAAATATCGATTTTATAATTTGCGACCATCACCGCCCAGGACCAATTCTTCCGAAGGCGATTGCAGTTTTAGATCCAAAAAGAGAAGATTGTGATTATCCGTATGATGAGCTTTGCGGTTGTGGAGTAGGGTTCAAATTAGTTCAGGCGCTTGCGCGAAATAAAGGGCAGACTATCGAAGATTTGATACCTTATCTCGACCTTGTCGCCACTGCTATTGCCGCCGATATCGTTCCGATGACCGGAGAAAATAGAGTTTTGGCCAAATTTGGTTTGGAAGTAATTAATTCAAATCCACGACCTGGTGTTAAAGCTTTGATGGGAAGTATCAAGAAAAATATTCTCACCATTACTGATGTTGTTTTTGTAATTGCTCCCCGAATAAATGCTGCTGGAAGAATAAAACACGGCATCCACGCGGTAGAACTTTTGAGTGAATATGATTTTGACCAAGCACAAATTTTTGCAGCAGAAATCGAAAAATACAATTCCGAACGGAAAACCTTGGATAAAGAAATTACGATTGAAGCGCTGGATCAAATAAAGAATAATAAAGAAGAAAATAGATTTTCAACTGTGGTCTATCAAGAAAATTGGCACAAAGGTGTTATCGGAATTGTTGCTTCGAGACTAACAGAAAAGTATTATCGACCAACCATCGTTTTTACAAAAAGTGGTGATAAATTGGCTGCATCAGCTCGTTCGGTCAAACATTTTGATGTTTATAATGCATTAGAAGCGTGCTCTGAACATTTGGAACAATTTGGAGGTCATATGTATGCGGCGGGAATGACAATGCAAGAACATAAATTTGATGATTTTAAAAATGCTTTCGAAGCCGAAGTCAAAAACACCATACACCCAGATTTACTTATTCAGGAAATAGCTATTGACTGTGAAATAGATTTAAGAGACATCACTCCAAAGTTTTTGAGAATCTTAAAGCAGTTTGAACCTTTTGGTCCAGATAATATGAATCCAATATTCTGTGCTTCAAATTTATTTGATACTGGTTATGCCAAAACAATAGGTGCAGACTCAGAACATTTAAGAGCATTTGTTAGGCAAAATGGGTCGGAGGGAATTGGTGTAATAGGTTTTAATTTGGGTTCTAAACTTTCTGCTATTCAAAACAGAAAACATTTTGAAGCCGCTTTTTGTATTGATGAAAACGAGTTTAAGGGTGAAGTAACAGTGCAGTTGAGGTTGTCGGATATTAGATAG
- a CDS encoding choice-of-anchor L domain-containing protein, whose amino-acid sequence MKKITLLLLMLFISFAGFSQFSEGFEGSTVPNLATKQWTLGSGIWGVFDNGVGTTRSWGVNSGVTTPPTPPLVHSGANAAYMNNENIGVGNTSQDFLATPLVTIPANGELKFWTRTLANGNQGTVFKVMVSTTTQTDPAAYTLVQQWSEDNLTAVYNIYEEKTVNLSAFAGAAGPIYVAFVMQYTQPSPAIGGDKWLIDDVRIVEKCLDPTNLAATAITQNSATLTWANPGNATNFEIQVLPATGTLGSTGVPITGTSYPATATTNPNAPLTPSTLYKFYVRAICAGDIASAWVGPFSFSTSSPGLTCTSPIIIPSALPYTTTDNTVAYGDSTDIMQAGNCAGVTTNYMAGNDVFYSYTPTFTGAIQITMTPGATYSGIFVYEGCPNVGINCVAGVANAQSTIRSIPSLSVTAGTTYIIVLSSNSITQTFPYTLTIQQLNCASPTALSAVGTGPTSANLSWGNPGNATSWEVVVQTAGSPIPTVAGTTASTNTNFPVTSVTGSGAALQLGTAYQYWVRANCGDGTFSIWSGPYVFNTTSCASGCNYIFTMTDTYGDGWNGNTMNVVQNGLTIATLTGPTAAQGQAPIQQSVPMCDGPFELVWNAGGSFGNEVGVTITNSFGQIIYTKPTTATNNSTLFTGIVDCTNLACLGPLSVAAATQVTTYGATLSWILNGPAPQAWEIFAVPQGSPAPTAATTPTATATTNPYIISGLLADTIYVYYVRSVCSPGTTSPWSVASAPFTTLPTCPKPTNLTATNSGMTSATLGWTPGGTETTWRVFIQAAGLPAPAATAAGWITTTSNPLVVNTLATATNYDFYVQAVCSPTDSSTIGPKLNFNTMLCEAADQCNYVFTVTDTYGDSWNGNTMNVTQNGIIVAVLTGPTNAQGSVPQDITVAMCNNLPFQLFWNAGGNFFNEVAVSIKNSFGQTIYSKPGGTGAPNSILYDGVVDCDNAQCLPPLGLTSTNITADGATLSWTMNGTIAPLSWDIYAVPDGSPAPTATTVPTVNTTNNPYTITGLLADTDYVYYVRAVCGTSGGNPWSVVSAPFHTLPTCPKPTAFQLFGKTDTTAILGWTAGGTETTWNVLALPAGSPAPTATTTGWQTATALPHIYTGLTAGTSYVFYVRAVCSDTDSSTWRGPLSVVTLACPLSDICTYTFSMTDAYGDGWNGNTMNVMQNGLVVAVLTGPTFADGQNPSLVSVNLCNNQPFSLFWNTGGSFASEVGISIQNSTGATIFTHTAGTSLQGTTLFTGTVTCAPNACPKPIALSATSVTETSAVLNWFEAGTATEWEVIILPVNAPAPTAATPGIVATNPYLVEGLTSATAYKFYVRALCSSTQKSDWAGPKNFFTLITNDECSEATVIPVNADQNCGQIASGSLTGATASLQPNTCFGSADDDVWFEFTAEATTHSVKVFNITGSTTNLAHALYSGDSCANLTLLYCGNGNTSIASNLTIGQTYTIRVYSFTDAPNQIVNFDICIGTIPPPITVTDDQYTPQELVEQILLDTTCANVSNVTWSTGSNFGSDNGIGYFEKNGSSFPFENGIVLTTGLATNAVGPNDSSLNDGDFGWGGDADLQAIINGLGQNGQTQNATKLEFDFVPLVDNISFNFLFASEEYGIFQCSYSDVFAFILTNVATGVSTNLAVLPNGAPISVTTIRDQLYNNSCPSVNPDMFGAFYDGGQGLDPLSSPTNFNGITIPLTAMSAVIPGQQYHIKLAIADYSDSAFDSAVFLEGGSFGLGNISLGDDLLIIEGTALCSTESIVLNSELDTTLFNIQWSVNGADIAGATANTITVDEPGTYTVTATYIGTTCSGSDTITVEFYPDVVMGTPENLFICGTETASFNLSLNDDNVTNGSIDYVVTYHISEEDAIADANPLNATAYTNVANPQTIYVRTESVIGGCFDTTSFQIEVQDLSADFTLPADTTICEGETQTIAITPINFDLANATYTWTLDGVAIAATTSSIDVTEAGTYEVTVSFGGCTSSESFVLTVLDTIILDDPADVEVCDSYVLPALTLGSYFTATQGGGEPLFAGNIITTTQTIFVYAVSGSCNAEQSFMVTINATPVIAPIADVVSCGPYTLPVLAVGNYFDQANGLGNQIPAGTAITTDQTVYVFATTGTTPDCTASASFTVTIVDAVVLAPIDNVSICSPDVYTLPALAQGNYYTQTNGGGSMLAAGATIAQTQTIYVFEPGATPACNSEVSFTVTVTTSPMFVVQGNCVGNQYILTSTAVDSDLTGAVYSWTVKSGAGTIVGSASDATVTVEGAATYTLTVTVGGCSTAQDFVADNTSCMIQRGISPNGDGLNDYFDLEGQGVSELEIFNRYGTKVYNQNNYSNQWVGQSNKGDELPDGVYYYVIKRTSGENRTGWIYINR is encoded by the coding sequence ATGAAAAAAATTACATTATTACTTTTAATGCTTTTCATCTCCTTTGCGGGATTCTCGCAATTCAGCGAGGGATTTGAAGGCAGTACCGTTCCCAACCTTGCTACCAAGCAATGGACTTTGGGTTCTGGTATTTGGGGTGTTTTCGATAATGGAGTCGGAACCACCAGAAGCTGGGGCGTCAATAGCGGTGTGACCACACCTCCTACGCCACCTCTTGTTCATAGTGGCGCAAATGCTGCCTACATGAACAATGAGAATATTGGAGTAGGCAACACCTCTCAGGATTTTCTAGCCACTCCTTTGGTTACAATTCCCGCAAATGGCGAATTGAAATTCTGGACACGTACACTTGCAAATGGAAATCAAGGAACTGTCTTTAAAGTAATGGTATCAACCACTACGCAGACTGATCCTGCGGCATACACTTTAGTGCAGCAGTGGAGTGAAGATAATCTGACTGCAGTGTATAATATTTATGAAGAAAAAACTGTAAATCTTTCTGCCTTTGCAGGCGCAGCTGGTCCAATATACGTCGCTTTCGTGATGCAATATACGCAACCAAGTCCTGCTATTGGTGGTGACAAATGGCTAATTGACGATGTTCGAATTGTTGAAAAATGTTTAGATCCAACCAATCTAGCAGCAACAGCAATCACTCAGAATTCAGCAACTTTAACTTGGGCAAATCCAGGGAATGCTACAAATTTTGAAATCCAAGTGCTTCCAGCAACTGGAACATTGGGGTCAACAGGAGTGCCTATTACAGGAACATCATATCCTGCAACTGCAACAACAAATCCTAATGCTCCTCTAACACCTAGTACTTTATATAAGTTTTATGTAAGAGCAATCTGTGCTGGTGATATAGCGAGTGCATGGGTAGGTCCTTTTAGTTTTTCTACTTCATCACCAGGACTCACTTGTACTTCTCCCATAATAATACCTTCGGCATTACCATATACCACTACAGATAATACTGTAGCCTATGGAGATAGCACCGACATTATGCAAGCCGGTAACTGTGCGGGAGTTACAACTAATTATATGGCAGGAAACGATGTGTTTTATTCGTACACACCTACTTTTACTGGAGCTATTCAAATTACAATGACGCCCGGAGCAACTTATTCGGGAATCTTTGTTTATGAGGGTTGTCCTAACGTAGGAATAAATTGTGTAGCTGGTGTAGCCAATGCTCAAAGTACAATTAGATCAATACCTTCACTTTCGGTAACTGCTGGAACAACTTATATCATTGTTCTTTCATCAAATTCAATTACTCAAACTTTTCCATATACTTTAACTATTCAACAATTAAACTGTGCCTCTCCAACAGCGCTATCAGCTGTAGGTACAGGGCCAACAAGTGCGAATCTTTCTTGGGGTAATCCTGGAAATGCTACTTCTTGGGAAGTGGTTGTACAAACCGCAGGTTCACCAATTCCAACTGTAGCTGGTACAACTGCGAGTACTAATACAAATTTTCCAGTTACTTCGGTAACGGGAAGTGGCGCAGCACTACAGCTAGGAACTGCTTACCAATATTGGGTTCGTGCAAATTGTGGCGATGGAACATTCAGTATATGGTCAGGCCCTTATGTGTTTAATACTACTTCATGTGCGTCAGGATGTAATTACATCTTTACAATGACCGATACCTACGGTGATGGATGGAATGGAAATACAATGAATGTAGTTCAAAATGGTTTGACAATCGCTACACTTACTGGTCCAACTGCTGCTCAAGGGCAAGCTCCCATTCAGCAATCTGTTCCAATGTGTGATGGACCATTTGAACTTGTTTGGAATGCTGGCGGAAGTTTCGGAAATGAGGTAGGTGTTACAATCACCAATTCATTTGGTCAAATTATTTATACTAAACCAACCACTGCAACGAATAATTCCACATTGTTTACAGGAATAGTAGATTGTACTAATTTAGCTTGTCTTGGACCTTTGTCTGTAGCAGCTGCAACTCAAGTTACTACCTACGGAGCTACATTGTCATGGATTTTAAATGGACCTGCTCCTCAAGCGTGGGAAATATTTGCGGTTCCTCAAGGTTCACCTGCGCCAACAGCGGCTACAACGCCTACTGCAACGGCAACTACAAATCCTTATATAATTTCAGGATTACTAGCAGATACTATTTACGTGTACTACGTAAGATCAGTATGTTCACCTGGAACTACCAGTCCATGGTCTGTAGCTTCAGCACCATTTACAACTTTGCCTACTTGTCCTAAACCAACAAATTTAACGGCAACAAATAGTGGTATGACATCTGCAACTTTGGGTTGGACTCCAGGAGGTACAGAAACTACTTGGAGGGTGTTTATTCAAGCAGCAGGCCTTCCTGCTCCCGCAGCAACAGCCGCTGGATGGATTACAACAACAAGCAATCCATTGGTCGTAAATACGCTTGCAACGGCAACAAATTATGATTTCTACGTGCAAGCAGTTTGTTCTCCTACAGATTCAAGTACGATTGGCCCAAAACTGAATTTTAATACTATGCTGTGTGAAGCCGCAGACCAATGTAACTACGTTTTTACGGTTACAGATACATACGGTGATAGCTGGAATGGAAATACTATGAATGTCACTCAAAACGGAATCATAGTGGCAGTTTTAACGGGTCCTACAAATGCTCAAGGAAGCGTTCCACAAGATATTACCGTTGCAATGTGCAACAATTTACCATTCCAATTATTTTGGAATGCAGGTGGAAATTTCTTTAATGAGGTTGCTGTTTCGATTAAAAATTCTTTTGGTCAGACAATTTATAGCAAACCAGGAGGTACTGGAGCACCAAACTCTATACTTTACGATGGTGTTGTTGACTGCGATAATGCGCAATGTCTACCACCTTTAGGACTAACATCAACTAATATTACAGCCGATGGTGCTACTTTGTCTTGGACGATGAACGGTACAATTGCGCCATTATCTTGGGATATATATGCGGTACCGGATGGATCTCCAGCACCAACTGCTACTACAGTTCCTACGGTAAATACTACAAACAATCCTTATACTATAACGGGACTTTTGGCGGATACTGACTATGTGTACTATGTGAGAGCAGTTTGCGGAACTTCAGGAGGCAATCCTTGGTCTGTAGTTTCTGCTCCATTTCACACTTTGCCAACATGTCCTAAACCAACAGCGTTTCAATTATTTGGAAAGACAGATACCACTGCCATTTTAGGTTGGACCGCCGGTGGAACTGAAACAACTTGGAATGTCTTAGCGCTACCAGCTGGATCACCAGCTCCTACTGCCACAACTACAGGTTGGCAAACGGCTACTGCACTTCCACATATATATACTGGATTAACAGCAGGTACATCTTATGTATTTTATGTAAGAGCAGTTTGTTCGGATACAGATTCAAGTACTTGGAGAGGTCCACTTTCTGTTGTAACATTAGCTTGTCCACTATCAGATATTTGTACTTACACATTTTCTATGACTGATGCGTACGGCGACGGATGGAATGGAAATACGATGAATGTAATGCAGAATGGATTAGTCGTGGCAGTTCTTACGGGACCTACATTTGCAGATGGTCAGAATCCATCCCTTGTAAGTGTGAATTTATGTAACAATCAGCCATTTAGCTTATTCTGGAATACTGGTGGGTCATTTGCTAGCGAAGTTGGAATTTCTATTCAGAATTCTACTGGTGCGACAATTTTTACTCATACTGCTGGAACATCGCTTCAAGGCACTACATTATTTACTGGAACAGTAACATGTGCTCCTAATGCCTGTCCAAAACCTATTGCGCTATCAGCAACTTCAGTTACTGAAACATCAGCGGTTCTTAACTGGTTTGAAGCGGGAACTGCAACTGAATGGGAAGTAATTATTTTACCTGTAAATGCGCCAGCTCCTACTGCGGCAACGCCTGGTATTGTAGCAACCAACCCATATCTTGTCGAAGGCTTAACTTCAGCAACGGCATACAAGTTTTATGTTCGTGCTCTTTGTTCTTCAACTCAAAAAAGTGACTGGGCTGGACCTAAAAACTTCTTTACTTTAATTACTAACGACGAATGTTCAGAAGCTACTGTTATACCAGTAAATGCTGATCAAAATTGTGGTCAAATTGCAAGCGGTAGTCTAACTGGTGCAACTGCATCATTACAACCAAATACTTGTTTTGGAAGTGCGGATGACGATGTATGGTTTGAATTTACGGCCGAAGCTACCACTCATTCAGTTAAAGTATTTAATATCACAGGATCTACGACCAATCTTGCTCATGCATTATATAGTGGCGATTCTTGTGCAAATTTAACACTGTTGTATTGTGGTAACGGAAACACTAGCATTGCGTCAAATCTTACCATTGGACAGACTTACACAATTCGCGTTTACTCTTTTACCGATGCACCAAATCAGATTGTTAATTTTGATATTTGTATAGGTACAATTCCACCGCCAATCACCGTGACTGACGATCAATATACCCCGCAAGAATTAGTAGAGCAAATTTTGCTTGACACAACTTGCGCAAACGTATCAAATGTAACTTGGTCTACAGGATCAAATTTTGGTTCGGATAATGGAATTGGATATTTTGAGAAAAATGGTTCTTCTTTCCCTTTTGAAAATGGAATTGTTTTGACGACTGGACTAGCTACAAATGCAGTTGGACCAAATGATTCTTCGTTAAACGATGGAGATTTTGGTTGGGGTGGTGATGCAGATCTTCAAGCAATTATAAATGGTCTGGGGCAGAATGGTCAGACTCAAAATGCTACTAAATTAGAATTTGACTTCGTACCTTTAGTTGATAATATTAGTTTCAACTTCCTTTTTGCATCAGAAGAATATGGTATTTTTCAGTGTAGTTATTCTGATGTTTTTGCCTTTATTCTTACAAATGTTGCGACAGGTGTAAGTACGAATCTTGCGGTTTTACCTAATGGTGCTCCAATTTCAGTAACAACAATTAGGGATCAACTTTATAATAATAGTTGTCCTTCTGTGAATCCGGATATGTTTGGTGCTTTTTATGACGGAGGTCAAGGTTTAGATCCGTTAAGTTCTCCAACAAATTTTAATGGAATTACAATACCTCTTACAGCTATGTCAGCAGTGATTCCTGGTCAACAATATCATATCAAACTTGCTATTGCAGATTATTCTGACTCTGCATTTGATTCGGCTGTATTCCTTGAAGGAGGAAGCTTTGGACTTGGAAATATAAGTTTAGGTGATGACCTTCTGATTATCGAGGGGACTGCATTATGTAGTACTGAGAGCATTGTGCTAAATTCAGAACTTGACACTACTCTTTTCAATATTCAGTGGAGTGTTAATGGTGCTGATATTGCAGGTGCTACTGCAAATACCATTACAGTTGATGAACCTGGTACTTATACAGTAACCGCTACTTACATCGGTACTACTTGTTCTGGTTCAGATACGATTACAGTGGAGTTTTATCCTGATGTAGTTATGGGTACTCCAGAAAATTTATTTATCTGTGGTACTGAAACTGCTTCGTTTAATCTTAGTTTGAATGATGATAATGTAACAAATGGTTCTATAGATTATGTAGTTACCTATCATATCTCTGAAGAGGATGCCATTGCTGATGCCAATCCGCTAAATGCGACTGCTTACACTAATGTCGCAAATCCTCAAACTATCTATGTTCGTACAGAATCGGTAATTGGTGGTTGTTTTGATACTACAAGTTTCCAAATAGAAGTACAGGATTTAAGTGCTGACTTTACTTTACCGGCAGATACGACGATTTGTGAAGGTGAAACGCAAACAATTGCAATCACTCCTATTAATTTTGATCTTGCCAACGCAACTTACACTTGGACCTTAGATGGTGTAGCAATTGCTGCAACTACAAGTTCTATCGATGTTACTGAGGCAGGAACCTATGAAGTTACAGTAAGTTTTGGAGGATGTACTTCTTCTGAAAGTTTTGTCCTCACAGTTTTAGATACAATTATTCTTGATGATCCAGCAGATGTTGAGGTTTGTGATTCTTACGTATTGCCAGCTCTAACTTTAGGAAGCTACTTTACAGCTACGCAAGGTGGAGGCGAGCCATTGTTCGCAGGTAATATAATCACTACTACCCAAACAATTTTTGTTTATGCAGTATCAGGAAGTTGTAATGCAGAACAATCATTTATGGTAACGATCAATGCAACACCAGTTATTGCTCCAATTGCAGATGTGGTTTCATGTGGACCTTATACATTGCCAGTTTTAGCAGTAGGAAACTACTTTGATCAAGCAAATGGATTAGGAAATCAAATTCCAGCAGGAACAGCGATCACTACAGATCAAACAGTTTATGTTTTTGCAACTACTGGAACCACTCCAGATTGTACAGCATCAGCTAGTTTTACTGTAACAATTGTAGATGCAGTTGTTTTGGCACCGATAGACAATGTTTCAATCTGTAGTCCAGATGTTTATACATTGCCAGCACTTGCACAAGGAAACTATTACACCCAGACAAATGGTGGAGGCAGTATGCTTGCAGCGGGCGCTACGATTGCGCAGACACAAACTATTTATGTGTTTGAACCTGGAGCTACACCAGCGTGTAATTCAGAGGTAAGTTTTACAGTTACTGTAACTACAAGCCCAATGTTTGTCGTTCAAGGAAATTGTGTAGGCAACCAGTACATTTTGACTTCTACAGCAGTAGATAGCGACCTTACCGGAGCTGTATACAGTTGGACAGTTAAATCTGGTGCAGGTACTATTGTTGGAAGCGCAAGCGATGCAACAGTTACCGTAGAAGGCGCAGCCACCTACACACTTACCGTAACAGTTGGTGGATGTAGTACAGCACAAGACTTTGTTGCTGATAATACATCATGTATGATTCAGAGAGGTATCTCACCAAATGGTGATGGTCTTAATGATTACTTTGATTTAGAAGGCCAAGGCGTAAGCGAGTTGGAAATTTTCAATCGTTACGGAACCAAGGTTTACAATCAGAACAATTACAGCAACCAATGGGTTGGTCAATCTAATAAAGGCGATGAACTTCCAGACGGCGTTTACTACTATGTGATCAAACGCACAAGCGGAGAGAACAGAACAGGATGGATATACATAAACCGCTAA